From one Oxyura jamaicensis isolate SHBP4307 breed ruddy duck chromosome 15, BPBGC_Ojam_1.0, whole genome shotgun sequence genomic stretch:
- the CDC45 gene encoding cell division control protein 45 homolog — translation MFVSDCRRDFYERIVSQRVLLLVASDVDALCACKILQALFQCDHVQYTLVPVSGWQELETAFLEHKDQFKYFVLINCGANVDLLEILQPEEDTFFFVCDSHRPINVVNVYNETQIKLLVKPDDDLDVPAYDDIFRDEEEEEEESEAESDGSEPSDKRRRFEEEVIERTMKRRQRREWEARRREILFDYEQYEYHGTSSAMVMFDLAWIMSKDLNDMLWWAIVGLTDQWVQDKITQMKYVTDIGILQRHVSRHNHRNEDEENSLSIDCMRIAFEYDLRLALYQHWSLYESLCNTSYTSANLKLWSVQGQKRLLDFLADMGLPLKQVKQKFNSMDISLKENLKEMIEESASKFGMKDLRVQTFSIHFGFKNKFLASDIVYATASLMESIEKEGPETTNFIKALDSLSRGNLDKLHQGLDLAKKQLRAIQQTVASCICTNLVISQGPFLYCSLMEGTPDVKLFSKPVSLCLLSKYLLKSFVCSTKNKRCKLLPLIMAAPMDVEQGTVIMVGIPPETESSDKKNFFGRAFEKAAESTNSRTLHNHFDMSIIELKTEDRSKFLDALISLLS, via the exons atgttCGTGTCCGACTGCCGCCGGGACTTCTACGAGCGCATCGTCAGCCAG CGTGTTCTTCTTCTTGTGGCTTCAGACGTTGATGCACTATGTGCTTGTAAAATACTCCAA GCTTTATTTCAATGCGATCATGTGCAATATACACTAGTCCCAGTGTCTGGATGGCAAGAACTTGAAACTGCCTTTCTTGAGCATAAAGatcag ttcaaatattttgttcttattaaTTGTGGTGCTAATGTTGACCTGTTGGAGATCTTGCAGCCTGaagaagacacttttttttttgtatgcgACAGCCACAGACCTATCAATGTTGTGAATGTTTACAATGAGACGCAG atTAAGCTGTTAGTTAAACCAGATGATGATCTTGATGTTCCTGCCTATGATGACATCTTCagagatgaagaggaagaagaagaggagtCAGAGGCTGAAAGTGATGGGTCAGAACCTTCAGATAAGCGTAGACGCTTTGAAGAG GAGGTAATAGAGAGAACAATGAAAAGGCGCCAAAGAAGAGAATGGGAGGCACGCAG gcGTGAAATTCTTTTTGATTACGAACAGTATGAATACCATGGGACCTCA TCTGCAATGGTGATGTTTGATCTGGCATGGATAATGTCTAAAGACTTGAATGATATGTTGTG GTGGGCTATTGTTGGCCTAACAGATCAATGGGTCCAAGATAAAATCACTCA aaTGAAGTATGTGACTGATATTGGAATTCTACAGCGTCACGTGTCTCGCCATAACCACCGCAATGAGGATGAAGAAAATTCTCTGTCAATAGACTGCATGCGAATAGCATTTGAATATGA TCTACGCCTGGCACTTTATCAGCACTGGTCTCTCTATGAAAGTCTCTGTAACACTTCATATACCTCTGCTAACCTTAAGCTTTGGTCTGTACAAGGGCAGAAGAGGCTACTCGACTTCTTGGCTGACATGGG TTTGCCTTTGAAGCAAGTGAAGCAGAAGTTTAATTCAATGGacatttctttgaaagaaaatcttaagGAAATGATTGAAGAATCTGCAAGCAAGTTTGg AATGAAGGATTTAAGAGTTCAGACCTTCAGCATTCACTTTGGCTTTAAGAACAAGTTCTTAGCAAGTGATATAGTTTATGCAACAGCTTCTCTCATGGAGAGTATAGAGAAAGAAGGGCCTGAAACAACTAATTTCATTAAAGCTTTGGACAGTCTCTCCAG GGGTAACCTGGACAAACTGCACCAAGGACTGGACCTAGCCAAAAAGCAGTTACGTGCCATTCAGCAGACAGTAGCCAGCTGTATTTGCACCAACCTTGTAATTTCTCAAGGGCCTTTTCTCTACTGCTCACTCATGGAG GGAACGCCAGATGTGAAGCTGTTTTCCAAACCAGTGTCTCTGTGCCTGCTTAGTAAATACTTGCTCAAATCTTTTGTTTGCTCT ACAAAAAACAAGCGCTGTAAACTGCTGCCTCTGATAATGGCTGCACCAATGGATGTTGAACAGGGAACTGTAATCATGGTGGGGATTCCTCCGGAGACAGAAAGCTCTGATAAAAAGAA CTTTTTTGGAAGAGCTTttgagaaagctgcagaaagtaCCAACTCCAGGACTCTACACAACCATTTTGACATGTCAA taattgaattgaaaacagaagatCGGAGCAAATTTCTGGATGCGCTCATTTCTCTCTTGTCATAA
- the UFD1 gene encoding ubiquitin recognition factor in ER-associated degradation protein 1, whose product MFSFNMFDHPIPRVFQNRFSTQYRCFSVSMLAGPNDRSDVEKGGKIIMPPSALDQLSRLNITYPMLFKLTNKNSDRMTHCGVLEFVADEGICYLPHWMMQNLLLEEGGLVQVESVNLQVATYSKFQPQSPDFLDITNPKAVLENALRNFACLTTGDVIAINYNEKIYELRVMETKPDKAVSIIECDMNVDFDAPLGYKEPERSAQHEDTTDVEADHSGYVSDVGFRAFSGSGNRLDGKKKGVEPSPSPIKPGDIRRGIPNYDFKIGRITFIRNSRPLVKKVEEDESGSRFIAFSGEGQSLRKKGRKP is encoded by the exons aTG TTCTCCTTCAACATGTTCGACCACCCGATCCCACGCGTGTTCCAGAACCGCTTCTCCACGCAGTACCGCTGCTTCTCGGTGTCCATGCTGGCCGGGCCTAATGACAGGTCAGATGTGGAGAAAGGCGGGAAGA taaTTATGCCACCCTCTGCTTTGGATCAACTCA GCCGACTTAATATTACTTACCCGATGCTGTTTAAGCTGACCAATAAAAATTCAGACCGAATGACACATTGTGGAGTGCTTGAGTTTGTGGCTGATGAGGGCATATGTTACCTGCCACACTGG ATGATGCAGAACTTGCTGCTGGAAGAGGGAGGCCTGGTACAAGTGGAGAGTGTTAATCTTCAAGTTGCTACTTACTCAAAATTTCAGCCACAGAGTCCTGATTTTCTTGACATCACCAACCCCAAAGCTGT ATTAGAAAATGCATTGAGAAACTTTGCTTGTCTAACTACTGGGGATGTTATTGCCATCAACTACAACGAGAAG ATCTACGAGCTTCGGGTAATGGAGACCAAACCAGATAAGGCTGTGTCCATCATAGAATGTGATATGAAT GTGGATTTTGATGCTCCTTTGGGGTACAAAGAACCGGAAAGAAGTGCACAACATGAAGATACCACA GATGTTGAAGCAGACCATAGTGGATATGTGAGTGACGTAGGATTTCGT GCATTCTCTGGTTCTGGGAACAGATTGGATGGCAAGAAGAAAGGTGTTGAGCCTAGTCCATCACCAATTAAACCAGGAGATATTCGAAG aggAATACCCAACTATGACTTCAAGATTGGTAGAATCACATTCATTAGAAACTCACGTCCGCTCGTTAAGAAAGTTGAAGAG GATGAATCTGGAAGTCGGTTTATTGCGTTTTCAGGAGAAGGCCAGTCCCTGCgcaaaaagggaagaaagcccTAA
- the MRPL40 gene encoding 39S ribosomal protein L40, mitochondrial gives MLAAARGLRRAWAAPGSAALSCWLPQTVPFRGSHWETSLLAVRASLPMRAQPKKKKKVDVRREQAQKDRMKKKIKKLEKAAPELIPIEDFETPLKYSDNSRVRSLPPLSFEETERRVLLTKKWSAYKQKQDRAEKQAIRSLVEAQQEALKELRLESEELYQAAIRRDEGLFPFERDGPNYTPPLPGYDPPEGKCIDTTKVYTQ, from the exons ATGTTGGCGGCAGCCCGGGGGCTCCGCCGGGCCTGGGCAGCGCCTGGCAGCGCCGCGCTCAG ttgcTGGCTGCCCCAGACGGTTCCTTTCCGAGGAAGTCACTGGGAGACTTCACTGCTGGCGGTTAGGGCGTCTCTCCCCATGAG AGcacaaccaaagaaaaaaaagaaggtggaTGTAAGGAGAGAGCAAGCACAGAAGGATCGTATGAAAAAGAAGATCAAAAAGTTGGAAAAAGCTGCCCCAGAATTGATTCCAATTGAGGATTTTGAAACACCACTTAAATACTCAGATAACAGCAG GGTGCGAAGCCTTCCTCCTCTGTCATTTgaggagacagaaagaagagTTTTACTTACGAAAAAGTGGTCTGCGTATAAGCAGAAACAAGACAGggcagaaaagcaagcaattcGGAGCCTTGTAGAAGCCCAACAAGAGGCACTAAAGGAATTGCGCCTTGAATCTGAGGAGCTCTATCAGGCAGCGATCAGACGAGACGAGGGGCTTTTCCCCTTTGAGAGAGATGGACCTAATTATACCCCACCGCTTCCTGGTTACGATCCTCCCGAAGGAAAATGCATCGATACCACCAAAGTGTACACACAGTGA
- the C15H22orf39 gene encoding UPF0545 protein C22orf39 homolog, with amino-acid sequence MAGGESWRPPRPCEDYWWEWRHCRGLRHAFHHYYAHGQLPACARWRDDYAACRAWESGRTAAAQEALCKSERARVAERQKYAPVWTFRKSPPPDWYLPLDQDNPK; translated from the exons ATGGCCGGCGGCGAGAGCTGGCGG CCGCCGCGGCCGTGCGAGGACTACTGGTGGGAGTGGCGGCACTGCCGCGGGCTGCGGCACGCCTTCCACCACTACTACGCGCACGGGCAGCTGCCCGCCTGCGCCCGCTGGCGGGACGACTACGCCGCCTGCCGCGCCTGGGAGAGCGGCCGCACCGCCGCCGCGCAG GAAGCTTTGTGCAAGAGTGAAAGAGCCCGCGTGGCGGAAAGGCAGAAATATGCCCCGGTGTGGACGTTCAGGAAGAGCCCGCCGCCTGACTGGTACCTTCCGCTCGACCAAGACAATCCCAAGTGA